A segment of the Juglans regia cultivar Chandler chromosome 15, Walnut 2.0, whole genome shotgun sequence genome:
GGCATTGTGGCTCTGGCCAGATATTCCGATCATGTCGTCTTAGTGCTGTTGAGTTTACTAGTAATGGCTTCATTTGATTAAAAGACAAAATGGGCAGATTCTTGAAGTGTGTTTAAGTGACAGGTTCTTTTGACTTTTGGTGTTTATCTTGATCCAAGTTAATTTCATGATAAGATACTACTTGGAAAATGACAATACAATAAGTTACCAATGACAACAACAAATAAGGGTACTTTGAATATCTTaagattttgtgaatagtagtaaaataatttgagtggagatattttattgaattttagaaaaggagaaagaaaaaattgaataaaaatattataaaattaaaaaattatttgtattataatattatttatattttaaagtttgtaaaaattgtattgatttttgtgttttattttaaagtttataaaaattgtgttgatttttgtgtttaaataatgattagtcAATGATTAGACGAAAAtgctaaaaatttaaaattaaaaagtgttttttgttagaatgatatttataaataaaattataaaattttttgagaattCTTTACCTATCCAAACATGCTCTAAATCATCCAACTGTACCATACTTGTATGAGTATATggaaataagattaaaaaaaaaaaaaaacatttctaatTTTAAGATCGACATTTCCTTGTATTTTCACTTCTTAAACTTGGAATTCGTTTGGTTATATaattcagataaaataaaatgagatgttttgtaaaaaattgaataaaatatttttataatataatattttaatataatatttattttaaaatttgaaaaaatcaaattatttattatattttatataaaaatttaaaaaaaattataataataaaataaaataaaataaaataattttatatatctaaatggCCCAGATCAAATctctgaataaaataataagtggCTGATATTTTTCTCTTGGTCAAAGTTGCCCCCACCAATGCTATCCTCTACTGTCACTAATCAAGAAACTCAATCTAGCAACCAAAAGAGAGGGAGGCAGAATTCTCTATTTCCATGTTGCATGTACATCCCAAACATGTTTATGACAGGCTCAGTGGACACTAATGAAGAAGCAAAATTAGAAAGTAGAGAGGGAAGATGATagaatgaagagagagatagatggctctaaaatcttttgaataaattatatattgttaatagaAAATGTTAGTAGAATTTGTTCCATCACTTTTGAccgctcatgtatttaattttttttaaggaagtagcttttaatgtattgatgtatttttttttattttttaaaaatatttaaatatgttaaaaatatgaaaagaaaaagaaaaaaaataaaaataaaaatttatgctAAACGGCATGCCTAGCTGTTATTGCTGGACAGTCGCCTAGCATGACTCATTGTTAATAATAGAATGACCAACTGAATTCTCAGGCCATATTTGACCAACTAAAATAGTTagagttaaaaaattgtaaatttaatcaatttatCATTTGGcgttattataagaaaaacatttattcggtgataaaaataactatttgtaACGAGAATGAGTTAAATAAGTACTTTTTGCATGTTTTCAACTGAATAGCCAAAACtttggctaaaatttgattGTGGTGAGCTGGATGCTCTTATGCATGGGAAAAGCAAAGGTACCAAaaaagcaaaaggaaaagagagaaataaacatGCTTTAGCACTGGAGAAGATAAACAAAACAGCTTGCAATATTACATGCATTAATGGATATATTTGCTTTCACCACTTGATTTCCAGTACTTATGAACTTCTATAATTATTGttggtgaaatacacaataatataataaaaattataaaaaataaaaattaagacgaAGTCAGTTTAGACTGAGGCATGGAAATATCGTtatctttaaggagattcaagccctctgcGGTGTACAAAGTCTCAAGTTAATCGGTGCAGTAGAAatcttcttgacttgactcctctaagatacaacagcccaactgatcgtcgtatagCCCGAACTAACTTTGCACAAGCGGTTGAGTCAAAGCTCATCTCAAAGaacacatttcttttatctagaaaatctctcaaaaatatatactcatcaagtatatttttgtttatcacACTTTTTGTCAAATATTCCACACCACCTCCCTTACGAAAgactacctatatatatacataaatagaCCATAAACGTCCCAGGAGGTTAAAAGACTAACGggcaaaaaacaacaaaaataaaacacaagcaGCCCACCAACGTCAATAATAAAGATACCAAACGGCaactgaaattaaaagaaataaaaccttCAGAACGTTAATGAAATTAATCTTCAACGGCAATTTAATGACCAACCCCCATTAAACATAATGTAAAAGGTCAAAAGGAAAAGTCAAGCAAcagtaagaaataaatatatattattaaaaacacttcttcTACACACAAGCGCCGAATGCAAACGGTGAGTAAACGGCATTTTTTTAATGCCACGTCGGTagtaaataaatcattaaataaataaaataaataaataaataaaaaagggggAAAACAGAACAAAACTCTGGTTTCGTTCCCGCTCGACCTCTCTCGTCTTCGGCCCGACATTTTCGAAAGCTGCTTTGGTGCTCGAAGCCGATACAGAGATCTTCGACTGGTTCTTTTGCTTCAGATCGTAAGCTTGCGTTGTCTTCGGCGTGGGTGAGCTTCGGCCTGGGTGAGCTTCTTCGGCCTGGGTGAGCTTCATCTTCTTGAGTTTGCTCTTACATTTTTGCTTGCAGGAGTTAAGCAAGGACATAAGTGTCTTCGGCTTCAAATCGACTGTCGAGAAAGCTCTGGGATTTCGTGGTCCAGTTGAGCTGTGAGGTGAACTGGTCCAGCACGGTGGATATCATCTGGAACGCATACAATGGTAAAGCAGCTTTTTTCTGTGTGCTTGGAAACCCAGCTCCGTGTTCATGTGTTTAGGCCGTAGAAGTTAGCAGATTCACATGAATGAAATTCATGTTTctgtgtaaaaataaaaaaaataaaaaaaacacattatatTCGAACTTGTAgtgatttgaaatttgaaggtCATTCACTTTTGTTTCCCATGAATCACGGCATCTTCTGAGCCCGcattacaattttaattaattgctaTCTTTAACTTATGGATGCAGTTATTCGTAGTTGGTGATGTTGGTGAATCTGCATGAACTTTTCTGATAAATGAACTTGCATTAGATTTCAGGACCTGGACGAGTGGCTATGTTGTTCCTGGTTCTGTTTGTTTTGGACATGGATGGATAGAAGCTTGAATAAAGTTGCTCAATTTAAGCTTGTATctaatttagttatttttagaTTAGTGTTTTAGGGACTCTTTTTAAGGACTGTTGCGTTATGTTATTAAGATTAGCTTGTATCTAAAGTGCGCACACGCACACAGTGGCTATTAAATCACAACCTCGCCCTTCACCCTATTCTTCTAGTGGGGAGAAGGTGCAGTTTCAGTTAATAGCGTATGTTGGGTTATTTTTTGGGACTTTGCATAAATAGATGACATTACATGAGACATCTTCTCGAGCTTCTTATTCTCACAAGATATTAATAGTATTTCACAAGCTTACCTAATATAAGAATAAACACAAATAGATAGATAGCCATTAAGTACATATCAGGACCCCTGCAACTGAATACAGCTTTGTACTTAAGCAAAGACAAAACTTACACCATAAGTTTCTTCTAGATGCTGCATTGCCTGATCAAATTCTTGCATTCCATGATACCTTAGAAAATCTGCATCTCCCTAGGTGTAATAATCAACAAGAGCAGAGATTATACATATCaatgaatagaataaaaatatctcaggaatattaaatgagatgcacattttgttttttgcaaAAAGAAGTATAAACATGTGCATAGTTTGCTGCGGAGTAATCTTTTAAGATTGCGGTGAGAAATAGACCATTCCACTTGTTTGTTCACTTAGAGTATTCTTCCCAGAGACTGACCTTGTTTTTATTGTACAATGTGTACAGGGCATTGGAAAAGGGGAAGAACACTCAAATCCGCtaacaccatctagctcaaacACCCCTACCTCAGtatgttatttaatatttcaaaaacttattGGAAATGGTCTACTTAATGGTCTACTTAATGGTCTACTTATTGGAAATGACATCTTTATGCTAGGACATCCCTCAAACGAATCATATAAACTTTCCAAATCACATGCACAGTTACTGGTCACCAGTTTTTCTGCCATATCCAGATGGCAGCCAATATCCCAGTAACATTCAGGTGGTTTTCAACgtctttttgtttgttatgTAAGTTGGGGGTTTTTTAGAGTTTAATTgctcttgtttttatttatttgtaagcAGAATGTTGGTTATCCATTTCAATATGGAATGAGAACTCTGACTCCTCACATCGCTACAAGCTCCGCAACGAGCGAAAGAGGTTGTTCAGAGAATAGTCCCGATTGTAGGGAAACTGCAGTGCCATGTACAAACTCAATTGTTGATGAAGAGAGTAAAGAGGATAGACCCAAATCACCTGAAACCGACGATTGCACTACCGGTTCACTACAATTAGTGCAAACGGATGGTGATAATATAATTGAGGAGCCAAGGTCGGGGAtggaattcaatttttttgaagaTTTACATAGTTATTATAAGGATTATGCTAAGAAATgcgggtttggggtgatgacacaAAGGAGTGAGAAGGGAGATGATCAAAGTATCAGATATGCCACTCTTGGTTGTGCCCGTGGAGGGAAAGCCCGGATTAAGAGTTTGAACGTTGCAAAGCCACGCCCGACAGGAAAGACGGATTGTAAGGCAATGATTAATGCCTTAAAGGTTGAAGGAAAGATGCGGTTAACAACAGTCCATAATACACATAATCACGGCCTCAGTCCAAAGAAATCTCGCTTCTTTCGTTGTAACAGAGAAGTGAGTGAGACTGTAAAAAGAGTCTTAGATACAAACGACTTGGCTGGGATccgaatgaataagagtttcggATCTCTTGTCGTTGGTGCAGGAGGTTTCGAGAACCTcccatttttagaaaatgattgtcGCAATTATATAGATAAAGCACGTCATCTACGACTTGGtgcaggtggtgctggagcacttcgagattattttttgaggatgcagtacaagaatAATGGTTTTTTTGCATTGATGGACTTAAGTGATGATGGGAGGCTAAAGAATGTTTTTTGGGCAGATCCACGCAGTAGGGCGGCCTACCAGTATTTTGGTGATGTCgtcacattcgacaccacatacctcacgaatagatatgggatgtcgtttgcaccatttgttggtgtaaaccatcaCGGACAGTCCATTCTTTTGGGAGCGGGGTTGATTTCAAGTGAAGATACCGACACCTTTACATGGTTATTCCAGACctggttgcagtgtatggatggtatacCTCCAAAAGCTATTATTACTGATCAAGAtagagcaatgaaaaatgcaattgctaAGGTCTTTCCAGAAAGTCGGCATAGATTCTGTTTATGGCATATACTGAAGAAAGTTCCCGAGAAGCTTGGGTCATATGCTGCCTACAAAAGTGGACTAAAAAGTCACCTAATGAAATGTGTGTACGACACTCAAACagttgaggagtttgagaaatgttgggatgGGTTACTTAACACATATGATTTATATAAGAATGTCTGGTTGAAAAGTTTATATGATGAGCGTCAGCATTGGGTACCAGTATTCTTAAAAGAGTACTTCTGGGCTGGAATGAATACAACCCAGCGTAGTGAAagtatgaatgctttttttgaTGGTTATGTTCATGCGAAGACAAATTTGAAGGAGTTTGTCGACCAGTTTGACAGTGCactgaggaaaaaaattgagaatgaaaacaATGCCGACTTCCACACATTTAGCGTCACCATTCCCTGtatatctagatctccaattgagaagagatttcaagagttgtacacgaATGCTAAATTTAGGGAAGTCCAGCAGCAAGTAATGGGTGTGCTCAATATGGATCTGTGTCTACTTAGTGAGGATGGTGTAATGAAAAGATATCTGGTGGAAGATGAAGTTCGCGTTGAAGAGTTCACTAAGCTTGTTACGTATTCAGTGAACTTCAATGTGGAAGACTACGATGGAAAGTGTTCATGTGGGTTATTCGAGATGAGGGGGATACTGTGTAGGCATATTTTAGCCATCTTCAGAGCTAACGGTATAAAGTTATTGCCAGACCGGtacattttagatcgatggaggaaggacattAAGAGGAGATACACGTTAATCCACAGTAGCTATGATGCTGGGAATCAGAGGCCAGATGGGAATAGATATTCAAGTTTGCTGAATATATGTTATCAGATGATAACTTATGCAGCAGGTTCCAATGAGCAGTTTGAAGATGCAAAAAAGAAGTTATATTCAATGATTGACTTGTACCGTGATAATCAACACCCCCCATCTATGACTCAAACAGGTTTGTATGCgaatatttctaatatatttttttttaagtaaagctTGATAGTTAGTATGtcatatttgaatttttgcatttttgttttttttttaagtaaagctTGATACGTAGTATGTCATATTTAACAGTTCTACGCCCCTGGTAGGTTCGAATGCTGGTTGTACAACACTGGACACAAATGCTGGTGGTAGTTCAAAGCCCGTACTAAGTCCAAATGTTGTGCGAGGGAAAGGAAGACCTCCATCTTTGAGGAGAGCATCTAGGATGGAGAAAGAAATGCGGAAGGTTAAAGCCAAGCAAAAAAAAGCACCAGGAACAGGGAAACGTAAACAGGTGcttatctcaatatttttaatattaatggtatatattatatacatagtTATGTATATTAGCTTTATGATATTGTGCGTTGTTGTGGTATATATTAGCGAGATGAAGGAGATACACCACTCCCGGACACGTGTAGAAATTTATTTGGCCCATCAGAAGTAGATATCACCAGTCCTAGTGAACTGCAGGTATAttaattgttaaatattttgttatattgtgCATTGTTGGTTGCCAATGGAAGAagtaaatgcaaaaaaaatatatatatataataataataatatatcattttgtTAATCATCAACAGCATGTTCGACAGAGCTCGATTTTTAACAATAGTGGAACCCGGCCCCGGGAAACAGTGATCGgaagtcaagaaagtgtaataacccaaaattttcacttaaaaagtTCATATTTAATACTTTTCACTTTCTAATAGTTTCTTTCTACTTGGCTGCTTACAAATCTTTACAGATACAgtttgggttggatggatcacaaccggtgGAGCATGGGTTCGATGGATCACAACCTGAGAATCATGGATTGGATAGATCACAACTGGATTAATTGATATGAGCAAATGACCATTTTTGTGTAAGAGTGTGTAAATGTAGAATTAGTAAATGTTATTAGAGAAAAGTGTTGGGATATGGTGCTAATGGTAGAAGAATTAGTGAATGTTCCAGGAGTGTTCAAGTCAATGTTCCAGGAGTAGTTATGAGGACATTAGTGAATGTCATTTTGGTGATATTCTAAACATTATTGGAATTAGTGTGATATTGTaaacattattcttattttggtGAAATTGGAAACATTAATCTCATGTTTGTCATTgtcatattattttcatttttgtaatattggaATATTGATGCTGGTTGCAGCAGTATGCTGGTTTTAGAAGTATGGTTGTTTTAGCAGTATGCTGGCTGCAGATGACTTACATATGTTAACTAGTTTTCTCTGGATGATctaatctttggtaagatttatatagctttactttttttttaaaaaaaaagaaagatttataTAGCTCAGCTATTTGTTtcagaaaatcatatctttcaGGTTTCTGGTTCTGACTTGATAATGGGGAAAAAATGGTCCTAAAAGAGGTTCTAGTTGCTGTGATGGTCTAACGACATGAACATCATGTTAACTTCTAGCTGATGCTGCACATATGAGATGGACCTATGATTCATTGACTGCGATGTGGATACTGAACGTGAACTGCAAGTTCTATATATGAATACTTGAATGCTGGTGCGAATTTTGCTGCAGAATAATGAGGCATGGTAATAAGTTTGtgattaataattatgttttaggGTTATTggaatttacaatattaatcaCTGCCCTTTAAGATTATAACTTCTGCTGCTTACTGTAGTGGAGATGTTTTTAGCACATGGGCACATGACCGTAGCTGTGAAGTGGTTGCTGATGCCTGTTCTGTTCTCTGATTGGTTGGTGATTAACTTTTGCAGTATTAGGGAATAAATACTGCTACTGGGCTGTTGCTGCCCACTTTATATTAGTTGGGGTTAGCAATTTTACTAGCTGTTGTGAGATTGATTGTCGCTGCCAAGCTGtgttgcttgcttgcttgccaacaatcaattcttaaattatagGCATACATATACATAGTGTTATGCTTTGTGCCTGTGGATTTATAGTTTTGTCTCACTGTAACAAGTTTAATGCTATGAAAAATTGATTCTATACTTAATTTGccataacattttttatgttaacataATTTGAACACCGATatcatgatattatatatggatACCTCTTCCTTTTTCGTTAGGATCGTTATTTGGGtccatttgatttttcttcagATGTCTTAATTTTTAGGAGGAACGTAACATTCCCCTCCTTGCATGGCTACCTGTTGGTTCTGCTTGCACTAATTGGACATTGCTACCTTGCTTGCCATGCTTGTTCTGTTGTTCAACACCAACAGTTCTGGATCTGAAACTGATTGGTACCCTTTTTCTTCTGTGATCGATTATAAGTGTGATCGTTGAACACCTGGAGTGGTTTTTCTATTGTCCTCAAAAGTTTTCGATTTAGTCAAAACCTTGGGTGTCTGTTTTTATTGCTTTTGATGTTATGGTTATATGGTTgcttgaatatatatttatctgtgGAAACACGTGTTCACCCCATCTAGATGCATTCTGGATCTGTGGAAACACGTCAATTCTAGAATTTGATGTCTAGTTCAGGtataagtttctgttttgaacaTAATGGTATAAACGAGAAACAGAAAATAGACTAACAATAACACAGAAACAGAAAATAGAAAACTGCTATTTTACTCCAATTTAGCCCGAAACAGTTCCTGTTTCTTGATGTCTGGTTCAGGtataagtttctgttttgaacaTAATGGTATAAACGAGAAACAGAAAATAGACTAACAATAACAcagaaacagaaaacagaaaactGCTATTTTACTCCAATTTAAGCAAGTACTTTACAGCAAGTATTTTacaacaatttaaccaacagAGGCAAATCAGAATCTGAATTTACATAGCTTTATGATATCGCACTTGGACTAAACAACCAAAATGACATCTAACACTTAAATTACACCTTCAAACTAAGCAACAACAAACAACCACTACCAAGTCACTAAGCAACAACAAACAACCACTACCAAGTCACTAAGCAACAACAAACAACAACTACAACAGCCCAAGACAACCGGAGAAGCGTGCGTGAACGTGTTAGTCCAGCTTCTTTCTCAAAGAGCATCAACTCCTTCTTCAAAAATTCCTCATCTCGACCATCTTgcaccatctctctcttctcaatctcatcctccCTCTTACGGAGCTCAATCTCCCCTCTTCTTAATATCGCGAAGTCTCTCATCGACCTCTTTCTCCTTCCTTAAtagttcattttttctttcttgtaattcCAGCTGCATGTATTGATCACCATCTGCCCATTTGAAAAACTTGCAATAAGGTAATCCCttgcaaacatatataaaaaaatgttagatgtttttaatattaatcaattt
Coding sequences within it:
- the LOC118344691 gene encoding protein FAR1-RELATED SEQUENCE 1-like, whose translation is MHSYWSPVFLPYPDGSQYPSNIQNVGYPFQYGMRTLTPHIATSSATSERGCSENSPDCRETAVPCTNSIVDEESKEDRPKSPETDDCTTGSLQLVQTDGDNIIEEPRSGMEFNFFEDLHSYYKDYAKKCGFGVMTQRSEKGDDQSIRYATLGCARGGKARIKSLNVAKPRPTGKTDCKAMINALKVEGKMRLTTVHNTHNHGLSPKKSRFFRCNREVSETVKRVLDTNDLAGIRMNKSFGSLVVGAGGFENLPFLENDCRNYIDKARHLRLGAGGAGCMDGIPPKAIITDQDRAMKNAIAKVFPESRHRFCLWHILKKVPEKLGSYAAYKSGLKSHLMKCVYDTQTVEEFEKCWDGLLNTYDLYKNVWLKSLYDERQHWVPVFLKEYFWAGMNTTQRSESMNAFFDGYVHAKTNLKEFVDQFDSALRKKIENENNADFHTFSVTIPCISRSPIEKRFQELYTNAKFREVQQQVMGVLNMDLCLLSEDGVMKRYLVEDEVRVEEFTKLVTYSVNFNVEDYDGKCSCGLFEMRGILCRHILAIFRANGIKLLPDRFQ